One genomic segment of Impatiens glandulifera chromosome 6, dImpGla2.1, whole genome shotgun sequence includes these proteins:
- the LOC124941438 gene encoding uncharacterized protein LOC124941438: MAKEKLILICQFGGEFVKNEDGSLTYNGGNAEAVTVNGETLFDDFKLKLAEMFNLEYKSVSIKYFLPRNNRTLITLSSDKDLKRMLGYHTGSITANIYVTGKEGFDLIALNKNEKSGNGIEAVEAVNKDIQKGEVVETANGVVIPSASTAAASTSSALFDVAIQVSDVASRKATKKGGSKRARKVVTPNSKKTLIEVDVTASDSISSTSDDDDDDDGDDIALHGEDDDDDDDYYCRTNSSPFDGTLKIDMLSTPADSVKKRRRSSRLNSVKNSTSKDEELDQDNFDLTYTDDISFMKLVATWKDGITGINQEFKDINDFRDTLQKYAIAQRFGFRLKKNDVNRASGVCVVEGCSWKISASRIASSKTIKIRKFNDSHTCNGESWKSAHPAKRWLMKRIKEKLSDSPHSKPRAIASKILQDFGMEMKYSRDWRGIENAIQGSHSEAYNMLPRICEKITCENPGSIADLVIDDEKQFRSLFVSFRASVQGFLSGCRPLVFLESISLRSKYQESLLIATGLDGDESVFPIAFAIVDVESDLKWRWFLEQMKPSLLSASDGPILTFVFDRETGLKDIVNEVFINNAYCGYSMYHLLEGLNSCSKGPFHGEGRISLPVNFVAAAQSVRVAGFRKFTGQIKNVSSDVYDWVMQIEPECWTTSLFKGERFNHITEKISQSYDELMEEVQDFPITQKIDSLINMITYSTSTRKENSENWSTKLTPSKEEKLREEIFDSRGLKVLTSSDTMFEVHGEAKHVVNLEKCECTCLKWRTTGLPCSHAIAVFSCKGKNVYDYCSKFFMVDAFKAAYMETINPVLGINKMTKKKEEDGGDEEAVEVLPPPNSPVSSQPKMKEVKAPKVGARTMTCTKCKRIGHNKTSCKGEL; this comes from the exons ATGGCGAAAGAGAAACTTATACTGATATGTCAGTTTGGTGGAGAGTTTGTGAAGAATGAAGATGGTTCATTGACGTATAATGGAGGGAACGCGGAGGCAGTTACTGTTAACGGAGAAACTCTTTTTGACGATTTCAAATTAAAGCTGGCTGAAATGTTTAATCTGGAATATAAGTCTGTTTCCATCAAGTATTTTCTTCCTAGAAACAATAGAACATTGATTACTTTATCAAGTGACAAGGACCTCAAAAGGATGCTTGGTTATCACACAGGCTCTATAACAGCTAATATTTATGTGACTGGAAAAGAAGGTTTTGATCTTATCGCCTTGAATAAAAACGAGAAAAG TGGTAATGGTATTGAAGCAGTAGAAGCTGTGAATAAAGATATTCAAAAGGGGGAAGTAGTGGAAACCGCAAACGGTGTAGTTATTCCTTCAGCCTCAACTGCCGCCGCCTCTACTTCTTCTGCTCTGTTTGATGTGGCAATTCAGGTTAGCGATGTCGCTAGTAGAAAAGCGACAAAAAAAGGAGGATCTAAAAGAGCTCGTAAAGTCGTTACTCCTAATTCTAAGAAGACGTTAATAGAAGTTGATGTAACTGCTTCGGATTCTATTTCTTCTACTTctgatgacgatgatgatgatgacggcGATGATATTGCCCTTCATggtgaagatgatgatgatgatgatgattattaCTGTAGAACTAATTCTTCACCATTCGACGGAACACTGAAAATCGACATGCTTTCGACCCCAGCTGATTCCGTTAAGAAGAGAAGGCGTTCATCTCGCTTGAACAGTGTCAAAAATAGTACTTCGAAAGATGAAGAACTCGATCAAGACAATTTTGACCTTACCTATACCGACGATATATCATTTATGAAACTCGTCGCCACTTGGAAAGACGGTATAACCGGAATTAACCAAGAATTCAAGGACATTAACGACTTTCGCGACACCTTACAGAAATACGCAATAGCGCAACGATTCGGGTTCAGGTTAAAGAAGAATGACGTCAACCGTGCCAGTGGCGTTTGTGTAGTTGAAGGCTGTTCCTGGAAGATCAGTGCTTCGAGGATTGCTTCTTCGAAAACGATTAAAATTAGGAAGTTCAACGATTCCCACACTTGTAATGGGGAATCATGGAAATCGGCTCATCCTGCTAAGAGGTGGCTGATGAAGAGAATAAAGGAGAAGCTAAGCGACTCCCCCCATTCTAAGCCTCGAGCAATCGCGAGCAAAATCCTGCAGGATTTCGGAATGGAGATGAAATATTCTCGGGATTGGCGAGGAATTGAGAATGCGATCCAGGGATCGCATTCTGAGGCCTACAACATGTTGCCTCGTATTTGCGAGAAAATAACTTGTGAAAACCCTGGAAGCATCGCAGACTTAGTGATCGACGACGAGAAACAATTCCGTAGCCTCTTCGTGAGTTTTCGAGCTTCGGTTCAAGGTTTCCTAAGCGGTTGTCGCCCGCTCGTGTTTCTCGAGTCGATTTCTCTTAGGTCGAAATATCAGGAGTCTTTGTTGATCGCGACCGGTCTAGATGGTGATGAGTCGGTCTTCCCAATCGCTTTCGCGATTGTGGACGTTGAAAGCGACCTCAAATGGCGTTGGTTTTTGGAACAAATGAAGCCCTCTTTATTATCGGCATCTGATGGACCCATCTTGACTTTTGTCTTCGATCGAGAGACCGGATTAAAGGATATCGTGAACGAGGTTTTTATCAACAATGCTTATTGCGGTTATTCAATGTATCACCTTCTAGAAGGTCTCAACAGTTGCTCGAAAGGACCTTTTCACGGCGAAGGGAGAATCTCACTTCCCGTGAATTTTGTAGCCGCCGCTCAATCAGTTCGAGTTGCGGGCTTCCGGAAGTTCACTGGACAGATAAAGAACGTTTCTTCCGATGTCTACGATTGGGTCATGCAGATTGAGCCCGAATGCTGGACCACCTCATTGTTCAAAGGCGAGCGTTTCAACCACATAACCGAAAAGATATCACAATCCTACGACGAATTGATGGAAGAAGTTCAGGATTTCCCGATAACCCAGAAGATCGACTCGTTAATCAACATGATAACATATTCGACAAGCACCCGAAAGGAGAACTCCGAGAACTGGTCTACAAAACTAACTCCCTCAAAGGAGGAGAAGTTACGTGAGGAAATCTTCGACTCGCGGGGACTCAAGGTGCTGACATCATCCGACACAATGTTCGAGGTCCACGGGGAAGCCAAACACGTGGTGAATCTCGAGAAGTGCGAGTGCACTTGCCTGAAGTGGCGGACCACTGGGCTACCTTGCAGCCATGCTATCGCTGTTTTTAGTTGTAAAGGAAAGAACGTTTATGATTATTGTTCGAAGTTCTTCATGGTGGATGCTTTTAAGGCGGCGTATATGGAAACTATAAATCCGGTTTTGGGTATTAATAAGATGACGAAGAAAAAGGAAGAAGATGGTGGGGATGAAGAAGCTGTGGAGGTGCTTCCTCCTCCTAATTCTCCGGTTTCGAGTCAACCGAAGATGAAGGAGGTTAAGGCGCCGAAAGTTGGTGCGAGGACTATGACCTGTACGAAATGCAAGCGGATTGGGCACAATAAAACCTCGTGTAAGGGCGAGTTGTAG
- the LOC124941321 gene encoding vacuolar protein sorting-associated protein 53 A, which produces MDKSSALDYINQMFPTEASLSCVEPLMQKIQGEIRRVDAEILAAVCQQSNSGTKAKEDLSTATRAVEELMYKIREIKTKGEQSESMVQEICRDIKKLDFAKKHITTTITALHRLTMFVSAVEQLQVMASKRQYKEAAAQLEAVNQLCSHFEAYRDVPKITELREKVKNIKQVLKSHVFSDFASLGTGKEAEEGNLLQQLSDACLVVDALEPSVREELVKIFCSRELTSYQQIFEGAELAKLDKTERRYAWIKRRLRTNEEIWKIFPASWNVVYLLCIQFCKLTRTQLMDILVNLKEKPDVGVLLLTLQRTLEFEEELAEKFGGGTLNKQSGADGEETDNEENNSQRISDIRKKYEKKLAANQGNEEEGKEGQKESSVPGAGFNFRGIISSCFEPHLMVYVELEEKTLMENLEKLVQEETWDIDEGSQNNILSSSIQLFLIIRRSLKRCSALTKNQTLLNIFKVFQKILKAYTMKLFAKLPKGGTGIVAAATGMDGQIKTSGKDERLICFIVNTAEYCHKTSGELAENLSKIIDPQFSDRVDMTEVQDEFSAVITKALVTLVQGIETKFDAEMAAMTRVPWATLESVGDQSEYVNNIHAILTSSIPVLGSLLSSVYFQFFLDKLASSLGPRFYLNIFKCKLISETGAQQMLLDTQAVKTILWDIPTLARQTSGANSYSKFVSREMSKAEALLKVILSPVDSVANTYRALLPEGTPSEFQRILELKGLKKPDQQTILDDFIKRGSGVGQPSISQPPVILAGPAVPVAPSAVLTSGSTGVIASREDVLTRAAALGRGAATTGFKRFLALTEAAKDRKDGPFRKLFNP; this is translated from the exons ATGGACAAGTCAAGTGCTCTGGATTACATCAACCAGATGTTTCCCACAG AAGCATCTTTATCCTGTGTTGAGCCACTCATGCAAAAGATACAAGGGGAAATTCGTCGCGTGGATGCTGAAATTTTAGCTGCTGTTTGTCAACAG AGCAATTCAGGGACAAAAGCCAAGGAGGATCTTTCAACAGCTACACGTGCAGTGGAG GAACTCATGTATAAAATCCGTGAAATAAAGACCAAAGGCGAGCAAAGTGAATCAATGGTTCAGGAGATATGTCGTGACATAAAAAAGTTGGATTTTGCCAAGAAGCATATAACAACAACTATTACTGCACTCCATCGTCTTACTATGTTTG TCTCTGCTGTTGAGCAATTGCAAGTAATGGCTTCCAAACGCCAATACAAGGAGGCAGCTGCACAACTAGAG GCTGTCAACCAGCTTTGTAGTCATTTTGAAGCTTATAGAGACGTCCCTAAGATCACTGAGCTAAGGGAGAAAGTTAAGAACATCAAACAGGTTCTCAAGTCACACGTGTTCTCTGATTTTGCGAG CTTGGGCACAGGCAAGGAGGCAGAAGAAGGTAATTTGTTGCAACAACTCTCAGATGCTTGCTTAGTTGTTGATGCCTTGGAGCCATCTGTCAGAGAGGAATTGGTTAAGATTTTTTGCAGCAGGGAGTTAACTTCATATCAACAGATCTTCGAAGGAGCTG AATTGGCTAAACTGGATAAAACTGAAAGGAGGTATGCTTGGATAAAGCGGCGTCTAAGAACAAATGAggaaatatggaaaatatttccTGCTTCATGGAATGTTGTTTATTTGCTCTGCATCCAGTTCTGCAAGTTGACAAG AACACAACTTATGGATATCCTTGTTAATCTAAAGGAAAAGCCTGACGTGGGTGTGTTACTTTTG ACTTTACAGAGAACACTAGAATTTGAGGAAGAGTTAGCAGAAAAATTTGGTGGTGGTACTTTAAACAAACAATCAGGTGCTGACGGCGAAGAGACAGacaatgaagaaaataatagtCAAAGAATATCTGATATTCGaaagaaatatgagaaaaagCTTGCCGCAAATCAAGGAAACGAGGAGGAA GGAAAAGAAGGACAAAAGGAATCTTCTGTGCCAGGAGCTGGT TTCAATTTCCGCGGCATTATCTCGTCTTGCTTTGAACCTCACTTGATGGTTTATGTAGAACTGGAGGAGAAAACTCTTATGGAAAATCTGGAGAAACTTGTTCAG GAGGAAACATGGGATATCGACGAGGGAAGCCAAAATAATATCTTATCCAGTAGCATTCAA ttatttttgattATTAGAAGAAGCTTAAAGAGATGCAGTGCTTTGACAAAGAACCAGACTTTGCTTAATATATTCAAG gtatttcaaaaaattcttaAAGCGTATACTATGAAGCTCTTTGCAAAACTGCCTAAAGGGGGCACAGGAATTGTTGCAGCTGCCACTGGAATGGATGGGCAAATTAAG ACATCAGGCAAGGATGAGAGGCTAATCTGTTTTATAGTTAACACAGCTGAATATTGCCACAAGACG TCTGGTGAATTGGCGGAAAATCTATCAAAAATAATAGATCCTCAATTTTCTGATAGAGTAGATATGACTGAAGTACAG GATGAATTTTCAGCTGTTATCACGAAAGCATTGGTCACATTAGTTCAAGGTATAGAGACCAAATTTGACGCTGAAATGGCTGCAATGACACGAGTCCCATGGGCTACACTTGAAAGCGTTGGAGATCAATCcga GTACGTTAATAATATACATGCAATCCTTACCAGCAGCATTCCTGTCTTGGGGAGTCTACTTTCTTCCGTTTACTTTCAGTTCTTCTTGGATAAG CTTGCATCATCCCTAGGTCCTCGCTTCTACCTCAATATTTTCAAGTGCAAGCTAATATCCGAAACAGGAGCCCAACAA ATGTTGTTAGACACTCAAGCTGTGAAGACAATTCTTTGGGACATACCAACTCTTGCAAGACAG ACATCTGGTGCAAATAGTTATTCAAAGTTTGTCAGTCGAGAGATGAGTAAAGCCGAAGCTTTGTTGAAG GTCATATTATCTCCTGTAGACTCAGTTGCCAATACATACCGTGCATTGTTGCCCGAGGGAACACCTTCAGAATTTCAGCGGATTCTAGAGCTCAAG GGGCTGAAGAAACCTGATCAACAAACAATACTAGACGATTTTATAAAACGTGGGTCTGGGGTTGGGCAACCGTCTATTTCCCAACCACCAGTTATTCTGGCTGGTCCAGCTGTCCCCGTGGCTCCATCAGCTGTTCTAACTTCGGGTTCAACTGGAGTTATTGCATCAAGAGAAGACGTTTTAACTAGAGCTGCTGCTTTAGGAAGGGGTGCGGCTACAACCGGTTTCAAAAGATTCCTTGCCTTAACTGAGGCTGCTAAAGATAGAAAAGATGGACCTTTCAGAAAGCTATTCAATCCATGA